The following are encoded in a window of Clarias gariepinus isolate MV-2021 ecotype Netherlands chromosome 8, CGAR_prim_01v2, whole genome shotgun sequence genomic DNA:
- the pou4f2 gene encoding POU domain, class 4, transcription factor 2 has translation MMMMMMSVNSSSKQAFVMPHTSLPEPKYSSLHSSSPPTSSSSLASSTSSNTLTSESQSLSCSSSRHNSSTSIISTSISSSSVSSEAMRRAGLPTPPSNIFGGLDESLLARAEALAAVDIVSQTKSHHQHQQHHHHPHHPPHPHQSHPPPHHSPFKPDATYHAMNALPCTSSTSSSSSSSSSVPISHPSALGGGGNGGHHHHHHHHHHHHPQPHQALEGDLLEHLSPGLALAGAAMDGSVVSTPAAHMNHPMHQAAINMAAAAAAHAHAHAHAHAHAHAHALPSAHHLGCPSDVDADPRDLEAFAERFKQRRIKLGVTQADVGAALANLKIPGVGSLSQSTICRFESLTLSHNNMIALKPILQAWLDEAEKSHREKLSKPELFNGAEKKRKRTSIAAPEKRSLEAYFAIQPRPSSEKIAAIAEKLDLKKNVVRVWFCNQRQKQKRMKYSACV, from the exons atgatgatgatgatgatgtctgtGAACAGCAGTAGCAAGCAGGCGTTTGTTATGCCTCATACCTCTTTACCCGAGCCCAAGTACTCTTCCTTGCATTCTTCTTCTCCTCCGACTTCTTCCTCGTCTTTAGCCTCATCCACCTCGTCCAACACTTTGACTTCGGAATCGCAGTCGTTGTCCTGCTCGTCCTCTCGACACAACAGCAGCACGAGCATCATCAGCACcagcatcagcagcagcagcgtgaGCTCGGAGGCAATGCGCCGAGCGGGTCTCCCGACCCCACCG AGCAACATATTCGGCGGCTTGGATGAGAGTCTACTGGCCCGCGCCGAAGCTCTGGCGGCGGTGGACATCGTCTCCCAGACCAAAAGTCACCACCAGCACCAGCAGCACCACCATCACCCTCACCACCCTCCGCATCCTCACCAGTCTCACCCACCACCTCACCACAGCCCCTTTAAGCCAGACGCGACATACCACGCCATGAACGCGTTGCCGTGCACCTCCTCGACCTCCTCGTCCTCGTCGTCCTCGTCTTCCGTGCCAATCTCACACCCGTCTGCGCTGGGCGGCGGAGGAAACGGaggccaccaccaccaccaccatcaccaccatcaccatcacccCCAGCCTCACCAAGCGCTCGAAGGGGATCTCCTTGAGCACCTGAGCCCAGGCCTGGCGCTCGCAGGTGCAGCAATGGACGGCTCGGTGGTGTCCACACCGGCGGCCCACATGAACCACCCCATGCACCAGGCGGCCATCAAcatggcggcggcggcggcggctcACGCCCACGCccacgcgcacgcacacgccCACGCGCACGCCCACGCACTCCCGTCAGCGCACCACCTGGGCTGCCCGAGCGACGTGGACGCCGATCCGCGGGACCTCGAGGCGTTCGCCGAGCGCTTCAAGCAGCGGCGCATCAAGCTCGGCGTGACACAGGCAGACGTCGGCGCGGCGCTCGCCAACCTCAAGATCCCAGGCGTGGGCTCGCTCAGCCAGAGCACGATCTGCCGCTTCGAGTCACTCACCCTGTCGCACAACAACATGATTGCGCTCAAGCCCATTCTACAGGCGTGGCTCGACGAGGCCGAGAAGTCACACCGCGAAAAGCTCAGCAAGCCCGAGCTCTTCAACGGCGCCGAGAAGAAGCGCAAGCGCACGTCCATCGCGGCGCCCGAGAAGCGCTCCCTCGAGGCCTACTTCGCCATTCAGCCACGTCCCTCGTCCGAAAAAATCGCCGCCATCGCCGAAAAGCTGGACCTCAAAAAGAACGTAGTGCGCGTCTGGTTCTGCAACCAGAGGCAGAAACAAAAACGCATGAAATACTCAGCGTGcgtgtaa